CCGACACCCGAGCCACCGCCGTAGCCCGAACTGGATGCGTTGCTCAGCCCCTGCGAGTAGCTATCGATGTCGACCCAGTCTTTGTGGCCCGCATCCTGACCCTCGCCAGTAATGCCACTCAGTTTCATGTAGATGTTGCTGGAATTTGCCATGATTGTTGCTCCGATAAAAAGTGCATGTGGAAGAAAGGGACATCCGACCTGCGGGTTTCGCTCATCGCAGCGATGAGCTTCCGTACTTTCATAGACGCATCGATTGCTCGCAAAGCGT
This window of the Candidatus Hydrogenedentota bacterium genome carries:
- a CDS encoding type VI secretion system tube protein Hcp, yielding MANSSNIYMKLSGITGEGQDAGHKDWVDIDSYSQGLSNASSSGYGGGSGVG